One stretch of Anaerolineae bacterium DNA includes these proteins:
- the phnC gene encoding phosphonate ABC transporter ATP-binding protein → MLVVEHLTKVYEDGTVALKDVSFTVEDGEFLVIIGLSGSGKSTLLRCINRLIEPTEGRILWNGVDITQASDAEMRRIRREIGMIFQHFNLVDRLSVLTNVLTGRSGYVNPWWSLINFWPESEKQRALQALELVGIADKAYNRADALSGGQKQRVGIARALMQDPKMILADEPVASLDPVLAHSILGYLEKLNRERGITVLCSLHYLDLVQRYATRVIGLRDGRLVYEGTSEDIRNITDEEFKHIYGEEAQRLNVAG, encoded by the coding sequence ATGTTGGTTGTCGAGCATCTCACCAAAGTGTACGAAGATGGCACCGTGGCGTTGAAGGATGTCAGTTTCACGGTGGAGGACGGGGAGTTTCTGGTCATCATCGGGTTGAGCGGTTCGGGCAAATCCACTCTGTTGCGCTGCATCAACCGCCTCATCGAGCCTACCGAGGGGCGCATCCTGTGGAACGGGGTGGACATTACCCAGGCTTCGGACGCCGAAATGCGCCGCATTCGTCGGGAAATCGGCATGATTTTCCAGCATTTCAACCTGGTGGACCGCCTCTCGGTGCTGACCAATGTGCTCACCGGACGTAGCGGGTATGTCAACCCCTGGTGGAGTCTGATCAACTTTTGGCCGGAGAGCGAGAAACAGCGCGCTTTGCAGGCGTTGGAGTTGGTGGGGATCGCCGACAAAGCCTACAATCGTGCCGACGCCCTGTCGGGTGGACAGAAACAGCGGGTGGGCATCGCCCGGGCGTTGATGCAGGACCCCAAGATGATCCTGGCCGATGAGCCGGTGGCCAGCCTGGACCCGGTGTTGGCGCACTCCATCCTGGGGTATCTGGAGAAACTGAATCGAGAGCGGGGCATCACGGTGTTGTGTTCCCTGCATTACCTGGACCTGGTGCAGCGTTACGCCACCCGCGTCATTGGTCTGCGGGATGGGCGTCTGGTGTACGAGGGCACCAGCGAGGATATTCGCAACATCACCGACGAAGAGTTCAAACACATTTACGGCGAAGAAGCCCAACGTTTGAACGTGGCTGGCTGA
- a CDS encoding phosphate/phosphite/phosphonate ABC transporter substrate-binding protein has product MLAGAEPIAQYVEEKTGIVIKPVIPTDYTAQQEALCSGEAQMAALNTFGYVRASAKGCADVALVSVRYGSTSYQGQIITQAGSGIEKVEDVAGKKFCRPDPESTSGWIIPSLTMKAAGIDPETDLAEIVDTGGHDAVVIAVYNGDCDAGATFLDARKLVAKDFPDVMDKVAVIATSAPIPNDNISFRPDFPKDLRDKIVQALLSLNDSDEGKEMLKGLFSWQGLEAADDAFYDGFRQQLEAAGVTIEELSK; this is encoded by the coding sequence GTGTTGGCCGGTGCTGAGCCCATCGCCCAGTATGTCGAAGAGAAGACCGGCATTGTGATTAAACCGGTCATCCCCACCGACTACACGGCGCAGCAAGAGGCGCTGTGCTCCGGCGAAGCCCAGATGGCCGCGCTGAACACCTTCGGGTATGTGCGCGCCAGCGCCAAGGGCTGCGCCGATGTAGCGTTGGTCTCGGTGCGCTACGGCTCCACTTCGTATCAGGGCCAGATCATCACCCAGGCCGGATCGGGCATTGAAAAGGTGGAAGATGTGGCGGGCAAGAAGTTCTGCCGGCCTGACCCCGAATCCACCTCAGGTTGGATCATCCCCAGCCTGACCATGAAGGCGGCGGGCATCGACCCCGAGACCGATCTGGCCGAGATCGTGGACACTGGCGGCCATGATGCTGTGGTCATTGCGGTGTACAACGGTGACTGCGATGCCGGGGCGACTTTCTTGGATGCCCGGAAACTGGTGGCGAAAGACTTCCCCGATGTGATGGACAAGGTGGCGGTCATCGCTACTTCGGCGCCCATCCCCAACGACAACATTTCCTTCCGCCCCGACTTCCCCAAGGACCTACGAGACAAGATCGTCCAGGCGCTGCTCAGCCTGAACGATTCTGACGAGGGCAAGGAGATGCTCAAGGGCCTGTTCTCCTGGCAGGGTCTTGAGGCGGCCGATGACGCCTTCTACGATGGCTTCCGCCAGCAACTCGAGGCCGCTGGCGTGACCATCGAGGAGTTGAGCAAATAA